From a single Nicotiana tomentosiformis chromosome 2, ASM39032v3, whole genome shotgun sequence genomic region:
- the LOC117276783 gene encoding uncharacterized protein, with amino-acid sequence MPKFEKYDGHGDPIAHLKRYCNQLRGAGGKDKLLMAYFGESLTGIASEWYIDQDISHWHIWDDLARDFVRQFQYNTDIAPDRNSLTNFKKKTAESFREYAIKWHEQVSRVKPLMDEAEMVNVFLQAQEADYFQNMMSAMGKPLAEAIIIGEMVENGLKTGRIISQSALKPPPKPSRMTREV; translated from the coding sequence ATGCCAAAATTCGAAAAGTACGACGGGCATGGAGACCCGATCGCTCATTTGAAAAGATATTGCAATCAGCTAAGAGGGGCAGGTGGAAAAGACAAACTTTTGATGGCCTATTTTGGGGAGAGCTTGACAGGAATTGCGTCAGAATGGTACATAGATCAGGACATCTCCCATTGGCATATATGGGATGACTTGGCTCGAGATTTCGTCAGGCAATTTCAATACAATACTGATATAGCTCCAGATAGGAATTCTCTGACCAATTTCAAAAAGAAAACCGCGGAAAGCTTTCGTGAATATGCTATCAAGTGGCATGAGCAAGTATCCAGAGTGAAACCGCTTATGGATGAGGCAGAAATGGTCAATGTTTTCTTGCAGGCCCAAGAGgccgattactttcagaacatgatgtctgcaATGGGCAAACCTTTAGCAGAGGCCATAATAATCGgagaaatggtagaaaatggcTTGAAAACTGGCCGAATCATAAGTCAATCTGCTTTGAAGCCACCTCCCAAGCCATCCAGAATGACTCGGGAGGTTTAG
- the LOC138905573 gene encoding uncharacterized protein: protein MAVENARICTVQQADEQCGRLPPHPTTGITRNVIDNAGDNALATILKRMEEMENENKGYLKEFLSDRGRTNFARGREQYQGPPKPTCTIHIIIGGGKESFINSVKFTTSHKLKRSITCERYNELEESIIFDKSYTNDLVFPYYDALVINLRILDTDVRHIMVDDGSGMCIIHPRVIAQMKLEEKIVSRCITLTGFNNAVERTSGEITLPVLVGGTTLETTFHIMSKK, encoded by the exons ATGGCTGTGGAAAATGCAAGGATTTGCACTGTGCAACAGGCGGACGAACAGTGTGGCCGACTCCCTCCACATCCAACAACAGGTATTACTCGCAACGTCATTGATAATGCAGGTGATAACGCTCTTGCAACCATtttgaaaaggatggaggaaatggagaaCGAGAACAAG GGATACCTCAAAGAGTTTCTGAGCGAccggggaaggaccaactttgccaGAGGACGCGAACAATATCAAGGACCGCCAAAACCGACATGCACCATCCACATCATCATCGGTGGTGGCAAAGAATCTTTCATCAACAGTGTAAAGTTCACCACTAgccacaagctcaaacggtcaatcacctgcgagcggtacaacgaactcgaagaaagtatcatcttcgataagtcataTACCAACGATTTGGTTTTCCCGTactatgatgcccttgttattaatttacgaattttagataccgatgtaAGACAcattatggtagacgatgggagTGGCATGTgcattatccatcctcgagtaattgcacaaatgaaactcgaagaAAAGATAGTGTCACGTTGCATCACGCTAACTGGTTTTAACAACGCAGTTGAGCGAACATCAGGGGAAATTACTCTCCCCGTTCTGGTCGGTGGCACCACTTTGGAGACCACGTTCCACATCATGTCCAAGAAATAG